The proteins below come from a single Polymorphobacter fuscus genomic window:
- the hemN gene encoding oxygen-independent coproporphyrinogen III oxidase translates to MIRYIPDLAARPVPRYTSYPTAAQFGDGVGAAEQAAALDRIAPGTPVSLYLHIPYCRQICWYCGCNTGAVRGDLTRDGRLSTYVTALKAEIATVAARMRGRVTGIQFGGGSPNSLAAAELGGIIGDLLKAFDVASDAEIGVELDPRALDAAYIPALAAAGVNRISLGVQTFAPHVQARINRVQPFDMIADAVRSARASGIAGINFDLMYGLPLQTEVDLADSITRALTLAPDRVAVFGYAHLPAMIARQRMIADAELPDAETRFAQSALANALFTRAGYAAIGFDHFARPEDPMAIAAAAGTLRRNFQGYTTDPGSATVGLGATAISQFDDLIVQNDKHVGSWRDTVMAGDLAGVRGVARTADDRARALVIERLLCDGAVDVGSDYPPAIDALRPYAEAGLISLDGGAVRLQPDGWPYARLVAAAFDTHFTGTRHSQAV, encoded by the coding sequence ATGATCCGCTATATCCCCGATCTCGCGGCGCGGCCGGTCCCGCGCTATACCAGCTACCCGACGGCGGCGCAGTTCGGCGATGGCGTGGGGGCCGCCGAACAGGCGGCGGCGCTCGATCGCATCGCGCCGGGAACGCCGGTGTCCCTGTATCTCCACATCCCCTATTGCCGGCAGATCTGCTGGTATTGCGGCTGCAACACCGGGGCGGTCCGCGGTGACCTGACCCGCGATGGCCGGCTTTCGACCTATGTGACCGCGCTGAAGGCCGAAATCGCCACCGTTGCGGCGCGGATGCGCGGCCGCGTCACCGGCATCCAGTTCGGCGGCGGCAGCCCCAACAGCCTGGCGGCGGCGGAACTGGGAGGCATCATCGGCGACCTGCTGAAGGCGTTCGACGTCGCCAGCGATGCGGAGATCGGTGTGGAACTCGATCCGCGCGCGCTCGATGCCGCCTATATTCCGGCGCTGGCCGCCGCCGGTGTCAACCGCATCAGCCTGGGGGTGCAGACCTTCGCACCGCATGTGCAGGCGCGCATCAACCGGGTGCAGCCGTTCGACATGATCGCCGACGCGGTGCGATCCGCCCGCGCCAGCGGCATCGCCGGGATCAATTTCGACCTGATGTACGGCCTGCCGCTGCAGACCGAGGTCGACCTTGCCGACAGCATCACCAGGGCCCTGACGCTGGCACCCGACCGGGTCGCGGTGTTCGGCTATGCCCATCTGCCGGCGATGATCGCCCGGCAGCGGATGATCGCCGATGCCGAACTGCCCGACGCCGAAACGCGCTTTGCCCAGAGCGCGCTCGCCAATGCGCTGTTCACCAGGGCCGGCTATGCCGCGATCGGCTTCGACCACTTCGCCCGGCCCGAAGACCCGATGGCGATCGCCGCCGCCGCCGGCACGCTGCGCCGCAACTTCCAGGGCTATACCACCGATCCGGGCAGCGCCACGGTCGGGCTGGGGGCGACGGCGATCAGCCAGTTCGACGACCTGATCGTCCAGAACGACAAGCATGTCGGCAGCTGGCGCGACACGGTGATGGCGGGCGACCTCGCCGGCGTTCGCGGGGTTGCCCGCACCGCCGACGACCGCGCCCGCGCACTGGTCATCGAGCGGCTGCTGTGCGACGGCGCCGTCGATGTCGGCAGCGATTACCCGCCGGCGATCGACGCGCTGCGACCCTATGCCGAAGCCGGGCTGATCAGCCTCGATGGCGGCGCGGTGCGGTTGCAGCCCGATGGCTGGCCCTATGCGCGGCTGGTCGCGGCGGCGTTCGACACGCATTTCACCGGCACAAGGCACAGCCAGGCGGTTTGA
- the bchE gene encoding magnesium-protoporphyrin IX monomethyl ester anaerobic oxidative cyclase, which produces MRILFIHPNYHSGGAEIAGNWPPAWVAYLSGALKAVGYTDIRFIDAMTNNLNDDDIQALIVGYKPDIVGCTAITPSIYKAERVLQIAREADPDVVTVLGGVHATFMYRQVLAEAPWIDAIVRGEGEEIITALVRAVEAGDWKAKRAGIPGLAFIDDGKVVATAAAPTIKNVDSIVADWGILEWSKYNYIPLGVRVAIPNMARGCPFTCSFCSQWKFWRDYRVRDPIKVVDEIEGLMRDHQVGFFILADEEPTINRKKFIAFCEELIRRDLGILWGINTRVTDILRDEALLPMYRKAGLIHVSLGTEAAAQLKLDLFNKETTVAQNKKAIELLRKAGIVVEAQFIVGMENETAETLEENYRMARDWKPDLANWSMYTPWPFSDLFKDLGDKVEVFDYEKYNFVTPIIKPLAMDRGELLDRVMNNYRRFYLRKALFSYPWAGTGVRRRYLLGCLKAFLKAGFERKFYDLGKVDYWGPQSREKVNFNFDETRTRALDSDVEWQPAKGHRRREKRIAPPAPLACGGGRGQLPDSVTDIIDVRK; this is translated from the coding sequence ATGCGCATCCTGTTCATCCACCCCAACTATCATTCGGGAGGGGCGGAAATCGCCGGCAACTGGCCCCCGGCCTGGGTCGCCTATCTGTCGGGCGCCCTGAAGGCGGTGGGCTATACCGACATCCGGTTCATCGACGCGATGACCAACAACCTCAACGACGATGACATCCAGGCGCTGATCGTCGGCTACAAGCCCGACATCGTCGGCTGCACCGCCATTACCCCGTCGATCTACAAGGCCGAGCGCGTCCTGCAGATCGCCCGCGAGGCCGACCCGGATGTCGTCACCGTGCTTGGCGGTGTCCACGCCACCTTCATGTACCGCCAGGTCCTCGCCGAAGCGCCGTGGATCGATGCCATCGTCCGCGGCGAGGGCGAGGAAATCATCACCGCGCTCGTCCGCGCCGTCGAAGCCGGTGACTGGAAGGCGAAACGCGCCGGCATCCCGGGCCTGGCCTTCATCGACGATGGCAAGGTCGTCGCCACGGCGGCAGCGCCCACGATCAAGAATGTCGATTCGATCGTTGCCGACTGGGGCATCCTCGAATGGAGCAAATACAACTACATCCCGCTCGGCGTGCGCGTCGCCATCCCGAACATGGCGCGCGGTTGCCCGTTCACCTGCTCCTTCTGCTCGCAGTGGAAGTTCTGGCGCGATTATCGCGTCCGCGACCCGATCAAGGTCGTCGACGAGATCGAAGGGCTGATGCGTGACCACCAGGTCGGCTTCTTCATCCTCGCCGACGAGGAACCGACGATCAACCGCAAGAAATTCATCGCCTTTTGCGAGGAACTGATCCGCCGCGACCTGGGCATCCTGTGGGGCATCAACACCCGCGTCACCGACATCCTGCGCGACGAGGCGCTGCTGCCGATGTACCGCAAGGCCGGGCTGATCCACGTCTCGCTCGGCACCGAGGCGGCGGCGCAGCTGAAACTCGACCTGTTCAACAAGGAAACCACCGTCGCCCAGAACAAGAAGGCGATCGAGCTGCTGCGCAAGGCCGGCATTGTCGTGGAGGCGCAGTTCATCGTCGGCATGGAAAATGAAACGGCGGAAACGCTGGAAGAAAATTATCGCATGGCGCGCGACTGGAAGCCCGATCTGGCGAACTGGTCGATGTACACGCCCTGGCCGTTTTCGGACCTTTTCAAGGACCTGGGCGACAAGGTCGAAGTGTTCGACTATGAAAAATACAATTTCGTCACGCCGATCATCAAGCCGCTGGCGATGGACCGCGGCGAACTGCTCGACCGGGTGATGAACAACTACCGGCGCTTCTACCTGCGCAAGGCGTTGTTTTCCTACCCCTGGGCCGGCACCGGCGTGCGCCGGCGCTATCTGCTCGGCTGCCTCAAGGCGTTCCTCAAGGCAGGCTTCGAACGCAAGTTCTACGATCTCGGCAAGGTCGATTACTGGGGCCCGCAGAGCCGCGAGAAGGTCAATTTCAACTTCGACGAAACGCGCACCCGCGCGCTCGACAGCGATGTCGAATGGCAGCCCGCCAAGGGCCACCGCCGCCGCGAAAAGCGCATCGCCCCGCCCGCGCCGCTGGCCTGCGGCGGCGGTCGCGGCCAGCTCCCCGACTCCGTGACGGACATCATCGATGTACGCAAATGA
- the bchJ gene encoding bacteriochlorophyll 4-vinyl reductase: MYANEALAPRDVTVVAAPPTGRIGPNAVTRMAEALTAHGGSGLTASIFAHAGLARYLATPPEAMVDETEVARLHLTVAARLQRHDGVAVARDAGRRTADYLLARRIPRAAQWLLRQLPRRTAAGIMARAIAGHAWTFAGSGRFNHVFDPADRRTLWLNIIDSPLCRDPEMPAPACDYFAATFEGVFGAILGPTTRVVEIECSASGAPACRFRVRW; this comes from the coding sequence ATGTACGCAAATGAGGCACTTGCCCCCCGGGACGTCACCGTCGTTGCCGCACCGCCCACCGGCCGCATCGGCCCCAACGCCGTCACCCGGATGGCCGAGGCACTGACGGCACATGGCGGCAGCGGCCTGACCGCCAGCATCTTCGCCCATGCCGGCCTTGCCCGCTATCTGGCAACACCGCCCGAAGCCATGGTCGATGAAACCGAGGTGGCGCGGCTGCACCTGACCGTTGCGGCGCGGCTGCAGCGCCACGATGGCGTCGCCGTGGCCCGTGATGCCGGAAGGCGGACCGCCGACTATCTGCTGGCCCGGCGCATTCCGCGGGCCGCGCAATGGCTGCTGCGGCAGTTGCCGCGCCGCACCGCCGCGGGGATCATGGCCAGGGCGATCGCCGGACATGCCTGGACCTTTGCAGGCAGCGGCCGCTTCAACCATGTGTTCGATCCCGCCGATCGCCGGACGCTGTGGCTCAACATCATCGATTCGCCGCTGTGCCGCGACCCCGAGATGCCGGCCCCGGCGTGCGATTATTTCGCCGCCACCTTCGAAGGCGTGTTCGGCGCCATATTGGGCCCGACGACGCGCGTCGTGGAAATCGAATGCAGCGCCAGCGGCGCCCCGGCGTGTCGTTTTCGCGTTCGCTGGTAG